The Pagrus major chromosome 24, Pma_NU_1.0 region tgatTGAATTATTGActgtaaacattaacatttttttgtcaaacaacaaaataaaactgtactttaaacacacatcagatctataaaacaataaaaaacattttctggtgaAACAAAGgagtttttatcattttacaaaacatcTTTCATCCATATGATTTTTTAATTGTGTAGAAAATTCTTGTTGCTTTGACGTAAACAAAcattagtctgtgtgtgtgtgtgtgtgtgacctcatCAAAGTCTGTGATGATGTGGTTGAGGAGGCGGAGACACTCGACGGGCTGATGAATGACCTCCTTCTGCTGGTAGAAGTCGGTGAAACCCGGCAGCGAGGCAAAGAGGACGCCGACTCGCTCGTAGGACTGCGAGTACAactcctgcaaacacacacacacacacacagagttaacaCCTTgatacacacagtgacagacacacacctggCTACAGGTAGCAGGTACCTCATCGTTGCGGTCCCTCTCCAGGAAGTGATGGGCGACGTGAGCCGGCAGGATGTTGAGCAGCAGACACTCGTTGTGCTCCCTCAGCTCCTTCatgtcctccacctccttcctcGCCTGGAGACGCCACAGGAAGTCGAGACGCGCCGTCGCCTCCACCtaccaaagaagaagaacacagaGGATCAGGATGACtaaattgttattatttctttaaatacCAAACGTGTCGAGGAGATCCTGTACAGCCTGTAACATGATGAAATGATTCCTAACAGTtatcaaaagaaagaaaaaaaaacggctTAATTTATAGAGCTCAGGTAGAACTCACCTGTCTGCTGTTGTAGAGGACGGCGACCACGAACATCACCATgagaacaacacacacacccttcctGCACAGGGGGTGAGACCTTAtggacacaatgtttttaaattaatgtttttaaataaagagtAATTATGGATATAACGAGGTGTGTCTCTATGAGGTCACCTGTGTGTCTCTATGAGGTCACCCGTGTGTCCCTATGAGGtcacctgtgtgtctctgtgaggTCACCCGTGTGTCCTATGAGGTCACCTGTGTGTCGCTATGAGGTCACCCATGTGTCTCTATGAGGTCACCTGTGTGTCGCTATGAGGTCACCTCTGTATCCTATGAGGTCACCCGTGTGTCTCTATGAGGTCACCCATGTGTCTCTATGAGGTCACCTCTGTGTCTATGAGGTCACCTCTGTGTCTCCATGAGGTCACCTCTGTGTCTCTATGAGGTCATTTGTATTACTCTATGAGGGCACCTGTGTGTCTATATGAGGTCACCCATGTGTCTCTATGAGGTCACCTGTGTGTCGCTATGAGGTCACCCGTGTGTCCCTATGAGGTCACCTCTGTGTCTCCATGAGGTCACCTGTGTGTCTATATGAGGTCACCCATGTGTCTCTATGAGGTCACCTGTGGCTATGAGGTCACCTCTGTGTTCTATGAGGTCACCTCTGTGTCTCCATGAGGTCACCCGTGTGTCTCTATGAAGTCATCCATGTGTTCCTATGAGGTCATTTGTATTACTCTATGAGGTCACCTGTGTCTCTATGAGGTCACCCGTGTGTCTCTATGAGGTCACCCGTGTGTCCCTATGAGGTCACCAATGTTTTCTATGAGGTCACCTCTGTGGTCTATGAGGTCACCTGTGTCTCCATGAGGTCACCCGTGTGTCTCTATGAGGTCACCTGTGTCTATGAGGTCACCTGTGTCTCCATGAGGTCACCCGTGTGTCTCTATGAGGTCACCTGTGTCTATGAGGTCACCTGTGTCTCCATGAGGTCACCCGTGTGTCTCTATGAGGTCACCTGTGTCTATGAGGTCACCTCTGTGTCTCTATGAGGTCACCCGTGTGTCACTATGAGGTTACCTCTGTGTCTATGAGGTCACCTCTGTGTCTCTATGAGGTCACCCGTGTGTCTCTATGAGGTCATTTGTATTACTCTATGAGGTCACCTGTGTGTCTATATTAGGGCACCCGTGTGTCTCTATGAGGTCACCTCTGTGTCTCTATGAGGTAGGTGTAGAGGGCGGCGGCCAGCAAGAGGACGGCCAGCTTCAACACGCAACTCAACCTGAGGAACACGGCACAggtaaccatggcaaccacACCACTCAGCACCATGTACTGTAAACAGGGATGGTTATTCATTAACAATCATGTATCATCCGCATAGAAAAGATATGATAGTTGTTGAGTTGAcgtattgtttgtgtgttgcaacCCACTTCTGGATGTGTGCAGATGTTGACGTCAGCCCAGGTGGAGGTGGGCGGAGCCAGCAGGGAGTCACTGTTGTTGATGTGAACTTCTGACGAATCACACCACAGCTGGAGGGAAACAAGGAAACAAGGACGGATGAAAGGAAGTGAGATATACCGAAGGAGAAGTTTACTGACAATTTGATGGGCTTTAACAGTTTCTTATTGCCAGTTGTTGCATCAacattgttgctttaaaacaacaagattTGGTTGATGGTTCCTTCCTCTGCCTCTAAATTAGCATTATTCAGGTCAAGGTTGGTCAATATCTATAAAAGGAAGTTGCTTCAACAGGATAAAAAAATTCAACTGAATCAGACTCACGATGTCTGAGGAGGCCACTCCAAAGTTGACGGTGACGGCGGTGAGTGTTAGCAGTGTGCGGGCGCGCTTGTTTTCGTGAACCCAGCAGCAGAGGGACTGCAGGGGGGCGGGGCAACGCTTAAACTCCTCCCCCAGAgtcagcagcaggagcaggaagtAAACGCTGCCACCGACCAGGAACTGAGCCACCATCGGACAAAACCTGAGCAACATATCACAGACACAACAGTTATTAAATACAGGTAGATAGACAGGTAGATGGACAGGTAGAAGGACAGGTAGAAAGACAGGTAGGAAGACAGGTAGATAGACAGGTAGAAATACAGGTAGATGGACAGTTAGAAGGACAGGTGTACCGTGGGGCGGGGATTAGCACCTGGAcagccatcagcagcagcagcaggatgaaggAACAAACCATGTTGGACTTGAAGAGTTCGTCTCTCATCTGGGAGAACTGAGAGACGAAGAGAAGACATTTAACGACACCTCAATAACAGCCCCGCCCTCTACAGGAAGTGACGTCATTACCTTTCCCTCCATATGGGAGTCCTTGAACACCTGAGTGAATGTTGTGATGTGCTCCTTCCTCATCCGCTCGCTGCTCCGAACCTCCATGGCCTGACAGATCCTCTTGTTGACTTCCCGTGATCCTGACCGCTGTGCTGCGATCTGATTGGGCAGCTGGGTTAGAGAGCCGTTGGTGAAGGTGGCGAGGATCTACGGAGAACCACAAGGGACAAGAAAGGGTCAAAATTGAAACATGCCTCAGGAAAACtctctgaatgtttttattgtccTCACAAAGTTCATTCCCAGGATATCTCCGAACGGCAGCTCGGCGCTCCAGGTCGTCATCTCGTCGTAACTCGGACGTCTCGCTCTTGGTGGCTCCGCCTCTTCTCGTTGGGCCGGGCGGATCAGAAACGTGTCGATGTTGTGTTTCCGGAGAAACTCGTTGCGTTCCTGGCCGTGCCCCTCCTCCGTCTCATAGATCCCACCCAGACATTTGAGAGTCGTCCGCGAGATATGAACCCGCCTGACGTGAAGACAATTATTGATGACTTCTTTGTAAAATAAGGAACTTTAAGTGAAGTGAAGTCTGTGTTAGGACATGTTTGTGACATTTCTTTGTTAAGTGAATTGTTGTGCAATCAGTAAATTTTGTTTAAAAGCAGTCAAGGACATTTTTTCAGTAAAACAATTAACTCTTTCAGTAAAAGGAACTTTTTTATGTGGGTCATTTTTGTAAAGCAGTGAAACTTTTTGTTTAAGTAATAAACTGTTTTGGTGAATTAAAGACAATAATCACGACATGGGAACATTTTTGTTAAGACAATTTTACAATCAGTCACAATTTTATAAAAACGGTACGATTTGTAACGTGATGACGTTTGTTGTGAATGTGGGGTCATTTTTGTATGAGGAATACACTTTTTTGAGAATTAACATTTGCATCACATGAGAATATTTTTTGGTaagtgaagacattttgatAATGACATCACTTTTGCCGCTGTCACCTCCTCCTGGGTCTGAGGGTCAGATCATGGGTTAATGTTTGCATCATATCAATGAAAACGAGTGTCTGACCCCGGCACCCCTGCAGCCTCCAGACTGTTGGCGATGTCGACGTCCCAGCTCCAGATGTCAAACTGCCACTTCTGAAGACCCAGAACACCACAAAGAACCGAGCCAGAGTGGACCCCGATCCTCATAtccacctcctgctgcagctcccgACGAACGTAACTGAAACAGGACGACACGTGAACGTCTCTGCAAAGCTTCGTGTggtgaaagtgtgtgtatgttagtgTGTTGTACCGGATGGTGTTGATCATACTGAGGCCCATCTCCACACAGCAGCGGGCGTGTCCTCTCTGAGGCTCCGGCACGCCAGaaacacaataataacagtCGCCCAGGATCTTAATACGCAAACACTGGTGCTCCtatcaacacacagacacactgctgttATTAATACCATCAACAGACTGACATGTGTGTCTCATGTTTATCTAATTGTTCAAAGTAATGATAATTAACTTAAAGTAAAAAGAAtctcaaaaatacaaatgaatcagttgtcacaagaaaacaagctttgCTACctcgagataacgagataattaaCAAggcattaaaacaaattaagtaCAAACATGGCCGTTCTCAGCTTCCGTACCCCGGTGGCTGCGTCTGTTACGttgctttttattattcttttctatttatttattatttttgttggttCTTCCATTAATGTTATTCTTTTCAGGgaaattcaaataaacaaaagaactGAAAACTCAATAAAACTTTAACATCGAACAAAGAAGCTTATATTAAAGCATAACATAAAAGAATCTACTACAACTTTTCTGTCAAAGAAGAAATTATAATCAAAAACTTAAAAGGAAAACCGAAGAAGGCAGAACATGGAAGAACTTAGAAACTGTACAAAAAACCAACAAATTAAGTAAAAATGTGAATCAGTGACTCatgtggttgccatggtgataTGACCTCAGCCAGCCTGTCGAAGCGACCGAAGAGTTCGTTGAGCGTTTTAACGAGTTCTTGAGGCGAAAGGATCAACGACAGAGACGTGAAGCCGATGATGTCTGCAAACAGGATGCTGGAAGAGACCGAGGTTAGAAACATGTGACTGAAATCTGTCgtcagaaaatgaaatattcagtTCATTAAAAAGAttagaaacaaagaaacaaacaaaatttaTAAAAACGttgtaaatgtactcaagtactaaAATATTTCCACttcatgctactttatacttcataACATCTCAGGGtgaaatattgtagtttttcgATGAACATGTGTCATTCTGCTTCATgagtacttttatttgtactttttcatgctaatacttttgtatttttacttaaatacaattttgaatgcaggagtttacttgtacttgagtatttgtaCACTGTGTTACTGCGATTTGCTGAAGTAAAACACGTCTACATCTGGCGGTGTGTTCATTGACACTTAAATAAACTACTCGTGGGGTTCCTCAGGGTTCTATCCTCGGTCCTCCTTAGTTTGGATTTACAACTTAGTTAAAGCTCCATGACCTGatttaaactgtgtgtttgaTACCTGACGTCTTTGTAGTGGTGGATGTAGATCTTCTGGAACTGCTGAGGCAGCAGATATTCATCTATGGGGGCCATGTCAGCGATCATCTCCAGGACCAGAAAACGAGGCAGGATGGACATCACCAGACGCTCCTGGAGGTAAGAACCATCTGGATTATACAGTAACATCTGGATTATACTGTAACATCTGGATTATACGATAACATCTGGATTATACAGTAACATCTGGATTATACAACAACATCTGGATTATACAGTAACATCTGGATTATACAATGACATCTGGATTATACTGTAACATCTGGATTATACAGTAACATCTGGATTATACTGTAACATCTGGATTATACAGTAACATCTGGATTATACTGTAACATCTGGATTATACTGTAACATCAGGATTATACAATAACATCTGGATTATACAGTAACATCTGGATTATACTGTAACATCTGGATTATACAATGACATCTGGATTATACAGTAACATCTGGATTATACAGTAACATCTGGATTATACTGTAACATCTGGATTATACAGTAACATCTGGATTATACTGTAACATCTGGATTATACAATAACATCTGGATTATCTGGAGGACACAAAGTCACAGTGAAATTcatttgtgtatatatttaaaCTGATTCTGGATTATTTAAGAAGAAATGTTCTATTATTTTTTCTCTGACCAGTTCTGTCTgcacctgtaactccacctgTCTGTGGTTCTCTACATGTCTGTGGTCCTCTACCTGTCTGTGGTTCTATACCTGTCTGTGGTCCTCTACCTGTCTGCGGTCCTCTACCTGTCTGTGGTTCTATACCTGCCTGTGGTCCTCTACCTATCTGTGGTCCTCTACCTGCCTGTGGTTCTTTACCTGTCTGTGGTCCTCTACCTGTCTGTGGTCCTCTACCTGTCTGCGGTCCTCTACCTGTCTGCGGTCCTCTACCTGTCTGCGGTCCTCTACCTGCCTGTGGTTCTATACCTGCCTGTGGTTCTTTACCTGTCTGTGGTCCTCTACCTGTCTGCGGTCCTCTACCTGTCTGCGGTCCTCTACCTGTCTCCggttctctctctccagtctgaCCCGTCCCTCGATACAGCGCCTGGTCTCCAGGAAGGCCTGTCTCTGGGTGCGGTCTGACAGGTAGTGGATGAACAGCCCGGCAGTGTTCATGGCCAGGTACAGCAGGGCCTTGGACAGCACCTGCACAGGTACAACACACAGTTACCatgacgacacaaacacacaggcggAGGAGTCTTAAGGACCAGCTCCCACCTTTCTGACAGAGGTGTGGTCGCCGTAGTGACGGCAGATGTCCAGCAGCAGGTGCAGGGTGGAGGTGGTTGCCCCAGCAACGATGGAccagaggagggggaggggcagCAAGGTGTAGGTGGAGAACAGGGAGAAGAAGACGTACCAGGAGTGATCGCTCTCCGCCCAGGTGAACACGCCCACCAACACCTGCAGCGTCTGAGAGAGCCAGCTGGCCACAGACAGGTAcctgaggcagacagacagacagacagacagacagacagacaggtacctgaggcagacagacagacagacagacagacagacaggtacctgagacagacagacagacagacagacagacaggtacctgaggcagacagacagacagacaggtacctaagacagacagacagacaggtacctgagacacagacagacaggtacctgagacagacagacagacagacaggtacctgagacacagacagacagacaggtacctgagacagacagacagacaggtacctgagacagacagacagacagacaggtacctgagacacagacagacagacaggtacctgagacacagacagacaggtacctgagacagacagacagacagacaggtacctgagacacagacagacagacagacagacagacaggtacctgagagacagacagacagacagacagacagaccaagTTTAATTAATTTCCCATCATACCTCAGCCACTGGGGCGATGACATCACTTCCTTCCTGGTCAACGCGAGCACACAAATCCCCGTCCACACGATGACCGACAGGCCGGCCAGCCAATCACAGGCCATGCCCCACCAGCCCGGCGGCCATGTTAGCAGTAAGATGAGGAGTCTGGTCAGGATGTCGATCACGTTGGTGACGACCAGCGAGGTTCTTCTCTGACCGGACGAGAACCGCTGGTAGAGCTGCTCCAAGTCCGGAGACCTGCgttattaatgttgtgttaTTATTCAGAGTGGTCTTCATCCATGGAGACTCATGGAGaggctgtgtgtctgtacttgagtgtgtgttgcaggctgtgtgtctgtacttgagtgtgtgttgcaggctgtgtgtctgtacttgagtgtgtgttgcaggttgtgtgtctgtacttgagtgtgtgttgcaggttgtgtgtctgtacttgagtgtgtgttgcaggctgtgtgtctgtacttgagtgtgtgttgcaggctgtgtgtctgtacttgagtgtgtgttgcaggctgtgt contains the following coding sequences:
- the LOC141020458 gene encoding adenylate cyclase type 8-like, translating into MDDDRGRLENGDCELARQASDITFSANISPAPSLRRKQLMWQNAVRNIIDQHNLYSLRLAGGLERGRHRIIVTDAYIADINRQIRNKATRGTLWQKRRSSAARIHPSLPRISAATNSKHDSQGDADFFVSWGSTVRGVFIPALQHTFKSPDLEQLYQRFSSGQRRTSLVVTNVIDILTRLLILLLTWPPGWWGMACDWLAGLSVIVWTGICVLALTRKEVMSSPQWLRYLSVASWLSQTLQVLVGVFTWAESDHSWYVFFSLFSTYTLLPLPLLWSIVAGATTSTLHLLLDICRHYGDHTSVRKVLSKALLYLAMNTAGLFIHYLSDRTQRQAFLETRRCIEGRVRLERENRRQERLVMSILPRFLVLEMIADMAPIDEYLLPQQFQKIYIHHYKDVSILFADIIGFTSLSLILSPQELVKTLNELFGRFDRLAEEHQCLRIKILGDCYYCVSGVPEPQRGHARCCVEMGLSMINTIRYVRRELQQEVDMRIGVHSGSVLCGVLGLQKWQFDIWSWDVDIANSLEAAGVPGRVHISRTTLKCLGGIYETEEGHGQERNEFLRKHNIDTFLIRPAQREEAEPPRARRPSYDEMTTWSAELPFGDILGMNFILATFTNGSLTQLPNQIAAQRSGSREVNKRICQAMEVRSSERMRKEHITTFTQVFKDSHMEGKFSQMRDELFKSNMVCSFILLLLLMAVQVLIPAPRFCPMVAQFLVGGSVYFLLLLLTLGEEFKRCPAPLQSLCCWVHENKRARTLLTLTAVTVNFGVASSDILWCDSSEVHINNSDSLLAPPTSTWADVNICTHPEYMVLSGVVAMVTCAVFLRLSCVLKLAVLLLAAALYTYLIETQRSHPLCRKGVCVVLMVMFVVAVLYNSRQVEATARLDFLWRLQARKEVEDMKELREHNECLLLNILPAHVAHHFLERDRNDEELYSQSYERVGVLFASLPGFTDFYQQKEVIHQPVECLRLLNHIITDFDELLDECFFQEVEKIKTIGSSYMAASGLSPDRQDCEDGWHHLSELVLFALAMQETLKHINSHTGNSFQLRVGIAHGPVIAGVIGATKPQYDIWGLTVNMASRMESTGVSGRIQVPESTSCLLVERGFLRQLRGNIYVKGISERHGKVRTYFVSSREERSSFTERGGGRGFSLNRNTLGAVVYSLVQARKREKLMEENGGFHLVEAS